The DNA sequence GATAAATGGAGGAAGTCAGCTTTGTTGTAACGTTTCTATATAACTAAAAGTACTAAATCTGGCTCTGCAGGTATCGGCTATGGCGGGCAGGTGATCCTCCTCTATAGCTGCATGACCTACATCATTATTCTGTCCTGGGCTTTGCTCTACCTGGTGTTCTCCTTCAGCTCACAGCTCCCCTGGTCCAGTTGCAACAACTACTGGAACACAGGTAAAAGTGCACACAGTCTATTGATGAATTATAcatcagcagctctgtgaatTTTAACAAGGTCGAAAAGGGGTTAATGATTTTATATCAAGCAAAtgaataacattttcatttaaacacaCGTTATgataaaaattaaagaaaatgccTTCTTCTTTACAAGTAacattaaaatcttttttctaAAGaattatctgtgtgttttttaacctTACAGGCGCATTGAGAAACATTTTCTATTCATGAGACGATGGAACAAAACCACAGAATAAAGCACATTATGCCTTTATGCCAACAACTGTGACATGCATAAAAGTTTTGCCCGATGCATTTCACTGTCACAAACAAGGCAAAACACccaatgaaaacatttctctttttttctcacctaTCAGAACACTGTGTAGACTTTTCAACAAGAAATAACACCTTTGAATGGACcaaccacacagacacaaccTCTGCTGCCACAGAGTTCTGGGAGTATGTCTATGtacattataataaattattcctctaaattcaatttaaaacttggtctaattaaaaataaatacatttcacttgACATTTCatctaagaaaaaaacaagtctcataaaacattttgttcttttttatctttttttccatGTAGACATCGGGTGCTAGGTATCTCAGGGGGGATTGAGGAGATAGGCAACATCAGGTGGGAGGTGCTGTTGTGCCTTATCACTATGTGGGTCACCTGCTACTTTTGTGTCTGGAAAGGGGTCAAGTCTACAGGAAAGGTATAGCCTATAAGCCCTAAATCTGCAGTAGATGTGTATACAGTACACATTACAAATACCTGAACAGTCACCTTTCCCCCCAGGTGGTGTATTTCACTGCTACCTTTCCCTATGTGATGTTATTAATTCTTTTGATTCGTGGACTCTCTCTTCCTGGGGCTCTACAAGGAGTGCTGTTTTATCTTCTGCCCGAACCCTCACGACTCACAGACCCTCAGGTAGTAGACCGATGATAtgctgtttatatactgtagatgcacaaaatgtactcactgtTTCTTTATTGGAGCAGGTGTGGATGGAGGCTGGGGCTCAGATCTTCTTCTCCTACAGCGTGGGTGTGGGCTCCTTAACTGTACTCGGCAGCTACAACACTTACAACAACAACTGCTATAAGTAagtatttgtcagtgtgtgacTGGGCTTGATGCTTGAGGCTTTTCTGACAGATGCACCTAAAGACAACAGctattaacattaaaataacatattaaaaaatgaatcatacatgctgtatttctgtgttttgcagAGACTGTCTGTGGCTGTGTTTATTGAACAGTGGCACCAGTGTTGTAGCTGGCTTTGCTGTCTTCTCTGTGCTGGGATTCATGGCTCATGAGCAGGGCGTTCCCATTGCAGAAGTGGCCGAGTCAGGTAACCAGAAATATTCAGAGATTCAACTGATGACAAAACATTGTATCACGTCTGGCAGATTCTTACAGTATGGTAACATGTTTTGGCCTGGCAGATGAGGCCTGTGGTGTGAGGTTAAGAAGAGTAACAGTTGGTTTAAGATAAAAGCAGGttcaggaaagaaaaaaaagtggtttAACAAAAGTTAGGGAGAAATTAGAAAGTGATGAAAAAATGTTGACTAACCTTGTGCTAAGAATTCAAACTACAATTTCCAAGGTCTCAAGCTcctattttgctttttttcgaCATTTTGTCACCACATGACCTTCATTATACAGTGGTGTTTCACTAGGATCCTACACTCCCAAGTATCATGCGAGTAGGCTGGCTAATTCATGATGGGTAAAATCTTTGCTGCCATCTTGAGGACGACCACAGACAGAACAAGCACAGTAACAGTTCCTCTGCCTCAAATCAGTGTGAGCAGGCACACAGTTGGTTGACACAGCAGTTACATTGCATGCATTCCTGCTCTGGTATGCAGTGGGACACCCTTGTATCGCTGCTGAGTCTAGCTGGCAAGTTTTGGGTGTGATCATGGGACTATGCTTGGCGTTCAGGGACTTTGGGTGGGTCTGTGCCGGGGTTTTCCAGCTCATTAGCATTAGTACAGTTCTCTGGTTGATTGCCAGGTGGTCTTGAGATATATTAATTGTATTCTGTAAGCTTAttcgttttttaaaaaaatttcacTTATTCCCCTATTTTTGTCCCACACTTCATTTTAATCTTGATCCAACCAAAAAGTGTGAATAAAATCTATAAATGATCATTGAAATGATCATTGAAGGTTTTTCCTTAGAGTTTGGGCTGTGTTGTActtctgtgtttctcttcttcCACACTCGCTCCTTCGTTGTGTAAATTGAAAGCATATAGAGGGTGACCAGTCTCGCATCCCTTCTCACTCTCTTGTTCTCCAGGTCCAGGCCTGGCGTTCATTGCATACCCTCAGGCTGTAGCCATGATGCCCCTGCCTCAACTGTGGTCCATCTGTTTCTTTGTCATGCTCATTCTCTTGGGCCTGGACACACAAGTAAGATATGCATAAACTCCATTTGgaaacatacatttatatttggAAATGTACTTATTCTGTCTCGTCTTCTCACCATGCAGTTTGTTGCAATGGAAGTGGTGATGACATCCATCATAGATATGTTTCCCACAGTGATGCGCAGGGCAGGCAGACGGGAAtactctctcctccttttctgcCTCACATGCTTCTTCTCTCAGCTTGTCATGATCACTGAGGTCAGTATGGAGggttatatttacatttattatttattatgccAGTATGGCTATGTATTGCTGCCAAAGAAAATTATATGACCTTTTTTAATTCAAAGATTTCTCATTATAAGAAGATACTTTCAGGttataatgacatttttcttattaaaacataataGTTGATATACtgaaataatgttaaataaaataggCAGGAATAGGCTTCCATATGTCTTAGATTGACAtctacagtaaaataaagtaaaccCATGTCACATGAATGTCTCGGCTGTTGTCCCCAGGGAGGGATGTATGTGTTCCAGTTGTTTGACTACTACGCTTGTAATGGCGCCTGcatcctctttctctgtgtgtttgaaacCCTGGCGCTGGGATGGATATTTGGTGGGTATGCTGTTTTAAAGatactccagtgatttagtgtTGGACTGCCGTAAAGtttgcagagacagagagagattttaaaaagaattataaaaagcagcag is a window from the Thunnus thynnus chromosome 7, fThuThy2.1, whole genome shotgun sequence genome containing:
- the LOC137185809 gene encoding sodium- and chloride-dependent GABA transporter 3-like isoform X2, whose protein sequence is MCRGLEEDWVQTELLGMLNQKCATTDKQAKVEERGHWDSKVEFLLAVAGNVVGLGNVWRFPYLCYKNGGGAFLVPYLVFVVTCGVPLFLLETTIGQYTQEGGITCWRKLCPLAEGIGYGGQVILLYSCMTYIIILSWALLYLVFSFSSQLPWSSCNNYWNTEHCVDFSTRNNTFEWTNHTDTTSAATEFWEHRVLGISGGIEEIGNIRWEVLLCLITMWVTCYFCVWKGVKSTGKVVYFTATFPYVMLLILLIRGLSLPGALQGVLFYLLPEPSRLTDPQVWMEAGAQIFFSYSVGVGSLTVLGSYNTYNNNCYKDCLWLCLLNSGTSVVAGFAVFSVLGFMAHEQGVPIAEVAESGPGLAFIAYPQAVAMMPLPQLWSICFFVMLILLGLDTQFVAMEVVMTSIIDMFPTVMRRAGRREYSLLLFCLTCFFSQLVMITEGGMYVFQLFDYYACNGACILFLCVFETLALGWIFGGGRADIWHHRGHDRCARQFVL
- the LOC137185809 gene encoding sodium- and chloride-dependent GABA transporter 2-like isoform X1 is translated as MCRGLEEDWVQTELLGMLNQKCATTDKQAKVEERGHWDSKVEFLLAVAGNVVGLGNVWRFPYLCYKNGGGAFLVPYLVFVVTCGVPLFLLETTIGQYTQEGGITCWRKLCPLAEGIGYGGQVILLYSCMTYIIILSWALLYLVFSFSSQLPWSSCNNYWNTEHCVDFSTRNNTFEWTNHTDTTSAATEFWEHRVLGISGGIEEIGNIRWEVLLCLITMWVTCYFCVWKGVKSTGKVVYFTATFPYVMLLILLIRGLSLPGALQGVLFYLLPEPSRLTDPQVWMEAGAQIFFSYSVGVGSLTVLGSYNTYNNNCYKDCLWLCLLNSGTSVVAGFAVFSVLGFMAHEQGVPIAEVAESGPGLAFIAYPQAVAMMPLPQLWSICFFVMLILLGLDTQFVAMEVVMTSIIDMFPTVMRRAGRREYSLLLFCLTCFFSQLVMITEGGMYVFQLFDYYACNGACILFLCVFETLALGWIFGAERIYGIIEDMTGVHANLFFKICWLYLTPLVSLGSFICSLVEYQPLTFNRWYVYPAWAYVLGWVLALSSILLVPGWALYKLSTGTGTLSQRFHHLCQPNMDFSLTRKREAELQHIREEDLERFATS